The sequence CTTTCGTCGGGCAACATCGATGACGCCACCCACACCGACCGTCGTATTTACCGCGAAGCGGGCGACGGTTTCTGCCGCCCTGCCCGGTTTGATCTGCAGCATGAAATTCAGGAAGCTGACGGGCTCGGACAGATTGTTGAAGAAGTTGCGGATACCCGCCCGGAGCGGATCCGGCAGCACTTTCTGGTAAGTCAAGGCCACGGGTGCCACGACCGCTTTGTCGACAGCCTGGGTAGCGGCATAAGTTTGCACGTTGACCGCTTGGAGCGGATCACCGGGGGCGGAGCGAGGTCGCGCTTTGACAACAATATCGCTTTGGTCGCCAGGGAGAGGATCGATCTCCTGCGGCACCTCGCCTGTTGGAAGATCAAGAGGTGATTCGATTGCGGATGGAAGAGCTGCGACCGTCAAACCGCTAATCATGACTGCGTTGGGCGCCAGTAGCGGCCTTGCGTCTTTTCGGTCCGCCGCCTGCGGAGAAGAAGCCGCTTCCACGGGAAAATCTACCACCGGCAAAGGCTGGCCGTCTTGCGCAACGGCAGCGGAACCGACGACCAATGCGAACGGGCTCAAAACGATCGTTGTCGTCCGGTTTGCAAATCGCATCGTGGAACCTCTCCGCTCTACCTAGTTTACGCAGCAGGACAGTGTTGCCCTTGGGTTGCGTGTTTTTTTTGAGAGGCGACAGGAGATCGAGCAATCAGCTCCGCCCAAAACCGAGGGATTCCGGACGGGGTCGCGCGGCGTGTCTAAAAGACAGCTGGACGCGGTATGGACAGGCATCTCGATACGGACACTTTGTAAACGGATCAGGCCCTTTTCGCCCACCTGCGCTTAAGCCCGCGTATCCATTCGCTCGACGGCGTGAGGGCAAACGGTGTTCGCTGCGTATCTCTATTAGAGGGTCGCTGAGCAGCAAGCGCGGGTTGTGGCAGGTGCCACGTCGATCAGGAGGGAGCGCAATGGCAGGCTTGAATATTGATACCCGTCGGCATCTGCCCAGCGCGACGTTCGTGGGCATTGCCGCCGCGCTGCTAGCGGTCTTCACCGGCATTTTCATCTATGCGGGAATATACAATATCGCAGGCGACGACCCGCATAGCAAACCCGTCTATTGGGTGCTCGAAAAGCTCCGTAACCAGTCGATCGCCGCGCGGGCGCGCGGTATCGCGGTCCCGGCCGACCTGGGCAGCGCGACACGGATCTCGACCGGCGCGGGCCTCTACACCGAGATGTGCTCAGGGTGCCATCTCGGGCCGGGAGTCGAGCGCAGCGAGATGAGCCAGGGACTCTACCCGCAAGCGCCCGAACTTGCCCGTGACGGGCAGCGCCTGAGCCCGG is a genomic window of Sphingobium amiense containing:
- a CDS encoding MlaA family lipoprotein, yielding MRFANRTTTIVLSPFALVVGSAAVAQDGQPLPVVDFPVEAASSPQAADRKDARPLLAPNAVMISGLTVAALPSAIESPLDLPTGEVPQEIDPLPGDQSDIVVKARPRSAPGDPLQAVNVQTYAATQAVDKAVVAPVALTYQKVLPDPLRAGIRNFFNNLSEPVSFLNFMLQIKPGRAAETVARFAVNTTVGVGGVIDVARRKPFRLPRRPNGFANTLGFYGVKPGPFLFLPLIGPTTVRDLVGLSIDRMVLPSTIGAPFNQPTYTAPATIVGSLDYRAEFDTQLQAFKDSPDPYAASRAHYLAGRQAEIDALRGRVPSQPIDRRTLPVLP
- a CDS encoding c-type cytochrome, with protein sequence MAGLNIDTRRHLPSATFVGIAAALLAVFTGIFIYAGIYNIAGDDPHSKPVYWVLEKLRNQSIAARARGIAVPADLGSATRISTGAGLYTEMCSGCHLGPGVERSEMSQGLYPQAPELARDGQRLSPAEQFWIIKHGVKLSAMPAWGRTHPDPLIWDMVAFVRKLPGMPAEEYKRIIATAPADHDEMMKDMPGMAAKPGAK